Part of the Aquarana catesbeiana isolate 2022-GZ linkage group LG06, ASM4218655v1, whole genome shotgun sequence genome is shown below.
aacaTCTGTCTGTGCAGTCACTGCGTCCTATTTGACATCAATGGTACTGCGTGTACAGAGCACCCGTGCATCCCCGCGTGAGTAAACATTGCTCCCGATGGGCTTACACTATAGTACTCTCCGTGTGAACCAGGCCAGACTTGTAAATATACTGAAATGTCCATTTAAAGCAGACTCTATAAATTTAGAATCATAAATGCAAAAACCATATTTTACGCATTTTATTACACTTTTTAAAGTGTGTTTAAAAAGCACAATGAACATGAATTTAAAACAAAGACTTTCATAAACCCACACAGTAACATTGGTAAGAACCATGCATTACCACATGTGTGTAAGTGCTAAAGGGCCTTCACCTAGATGCGGAGAGAAGCAGCATCTAGAACTGGGGTAGAACTTACCTCCATCTTGGGCACCCACAAGAGTTGTTGTTTTATCCTCAAGAAAACAGAATTGAAGGCTAGCTGGTGAGCTACCTGGTTTTGGCGGGTTAGAGCTGAGCGGGTGGAGGAAAGAAGACCCGCATTGATTGCTCCTTTCTCCTGAAAGAGATGCATGAAAAAGAATCAATGATCCATGCTACATCTTACTTGTTATTATTAATACATGGACCTgtttaaaaaaacatgtaaaagcaaaagataaaaacaaattATATGGTTCTgctatacagtggtaccttggattatgagcataattcattccagaagaatgcttgtaatccagagcactcgtatatcaaagcaaggtTTCCCATAGAAGtcgatggaaactcagataattcattccatagtgacttctattgtatgcagtaccgcatttggccagaggtggggggggcatcggagacactcggaaacactcgaaaACCGCTCGGAGCTGCTTGGATGCACTCAGAAACAATCggagaggctcggaaacactcagttactgagtgtttccgagcggctccgagtgtcaGCGGCTCCCCGTGTCACCGGCTCccttgcacctctggccaaataagGTACTGCagaccgcagaggcttgaatccagcTCGCTTTGCAGGACAACGctagcaaaccgagtcaggatttaaaaaaaataattgcgaaatattgcgaaatgctcgttaaccgcgttactcacaatccgaggtatgACTGTATTCTTCTATATTTCCAGTTTTCTTTGTACTGCTGAGGTTCTTGTTCTCAGAGAAGACTGGTGTATTGTTGAACATATGTGAGTTGTGAAATACTGTATTCTTGTTAATTTTGCTAAGCAAGTAAATGAGTGCTTTTGTCTTGTATGTGGAGCGTGCTATGCTTGCTCCAGCAGGGTAGAGTGGTTCTATTAAATCTATATAATGCTAGGTTAATTGACTTCCACTTAGATCATCCCTAATGTGTGTTTGTATAATTGTGGAAATTACATTGTATTGTTCACATCTACAGAGGGGGAGTCAGCTGTCAATGGTCTATATACTCTTCCATATACTGAAACACATAATTTAATGGCAGTGAGATCAGCTGTTTGTCAATTAAAGTAGATCAATTCTTAAGATGGCTGGTAAGATTTTCTTTCTTTCAGCCCCGTGGGCTGAACAAATGAAATCTACTGATTTCCCTAGCCATggataaataaatgaatattcCCTGCCGGCGATTGTATTGTGACAGCTGGCATCGATAAATGCCAAAATACCTAAACAGTGGTTGTATATAATTTGATGCAGGTGCTATTCAGCCTGACAATTTTTTGCCTGCCTCCTTCGATTTGCAGATCAAGCTGGAGGGTTGCTCCGTGTATGAACAGCTTAAAGGCATATGTATAGCCAAagttttttaaaagaaaagtatagccaaagcttttttggttatacttctcctagggatcgcaggagtgcagttcattctacactcctgtgaccagcTGACAGCAAGTAAAGCCGGCTGTCggttgacatcacagagccagttcaGACTCTAAAAAGATCTCAACCATATGTTTGGGATACACCCAGAtgtctggaccggcagctggctcagcttcttAGCGATCCGCTGAgatcctgagccagccactcccaacccctccacagcccagcactccagtaagctctggcggggcagagcagaaagccggtgactgacagtcaccagctctttgcagcctgaagactgagagctgagcgatcagcgatgtttgatctctcagttctcggtcttagagccagtgggggacagatgcagcatcggatcgacgCTGCATCCACCTAAttgagtatattttttttatttgatttttttagacCTGAACTTCTCTTATGTTGTTTTGGATGAAGTAGGGAAGGGTTTATACCCTTGTCAGGgtatttattgcagtctgtgtgctATTATGAAGATTTTCCCTTACCTCATGTTCTAAAAACAGAACAAGAAATTATAGGAAATCTCCCAAAATGTGTCATCATTGGAAGAGTTCTCCTTACCAAAAACAATGGTCACCTGTACAAATGCCGGCAGGCATGtcaccaatggggacacaggcagtaCAACTTGATGGAGGGTCCAAGGACTGCCACACGCTGATTGAAATTGGAATATCACTCAGTGTATGGCAGTCTCAGCTTGACAGAACTCAATTTTTTGGTTGACTTCTGTCAAACAGATATGTTGGAAAATTTTACTGAATCAGAGGCTGCAGCGctgcagtgtattctgacagctgggggtGCGGATATCAGAATATAGTGTAACAGGGTGGGGGAATTCCTCCATCAATCTGGCTGAAAAAAAACTAACAGTGTATTAACCTTTTCAAatactatccaaaactgaaaaaataaaagttggacttatagactaattttttttttttttttaaatctttatttaaggatTGCTGAATGTACAGATAGAAAGGAAATCAAACATATCATtcaacccctcttttttttttaaatatttatttaaggACGGCTGAATGTACAGATAGACTaattataatgccctgtacacacggtcggacattgatcggacattccaacaagaaaatccatggattttttccaacggatgttggctcaaacttgtcttgcatacacacgatcacacaaagttgttggaaaatccgatcgttctgaacacagtcacgtaaaacacgtacgtcaggactataaacggggcagtggccaatagctttcgtctcttaatttattctgagcatgcgtggcactttgtgcgtcagatttgtgtacacacgatcggaatttaaccgatcgggttttgttgtcggaaaattttatagcctgctctcaaactttgtgtgtcggaaattcctatggaaaatgtgtgatggaacggtcggaatttccgacaacaaggtcctatcacacattttcacacaatcctatcgtgtgtacagggcataagagtacaaGAAGAAAAACTTTCCTGGAGAGCATGCTGTTCACCACTGTCGTAAATATCAGTCAGGTGACCAAATGCCCAGGCTTTAGTCAAATGAACAGCACTGGAAGGATAATGAAGCATGATCTTATTCAGGAATGGTAAATACTTCAGCCCTTATGTTATTATTTATCACTCCCAACAACACGGTTTGCACAGCTTTAAGTAAACCTTTGGGAACAGGCTTGCATTAACCCAGAATatacaaatgtattattttataaaGGTATGTGTATTATGTATGCTTCGTTTGTGTTCTATGTTTCCTACAATCATTCATGCTTTCCGTTTTAATCCCTTAAGTACATATGGAAACCTGCACTAAGGCAGCCTCAAAAACAATGCTGAGTGATGAGGAGGACATCCTGGCAATATTCCCTGATTTGAGAAGATTCAAGGACACGGGCATAGCTGAAGCATGGCATGAATGTGAACTGGAGTCGATGGATGGCATATTTTGCCAGCTATTCATGAGAGCCATGGCTTGTGTCTGCGCCAAACAGAACACGTTGTTCTTGCTCTCTGTCCTAGCCTCCAGGGATATTATACTTGTTATtgcaaaaaaatatacatactGTCCTATTTATAGACTGGTGAGAATTGTATTCTTCTGagctataaaaaatataatatttacagTTTTCTTACTGTTCTATAGATATGGGCATCAATGataagaagtagaaagccaaacacCATCTAAATGTCACATTAGTTGTTTCTATGGGAGATTGCTGCACACTGctaaggaaataaataaaatatctttCCAGGTCAAAAGCTCTTTATTCACAGTACATAACAGATCAAAACAGATCTCATTTAGTGAATGGATACTTCCCATACCTAATACTGCCTGCAAGCTACATGTCATGAGATAGAATATGTGGGCATCTACTGCTGAAATCCTCCTGAAAATGCTGTTAACACTCTTGTCAAATCTACTGATTCCTGCCGCTGGGACTGACACCTGTGTCTGGTCGCAAAGCCTGTACACTTGAATGACAGGCTGTCAACGGCCGCAGCTATTTGTGACTGTTCACACAGCTATCGATTACATGTGTTGATCGCGTCAGGATGCACAAAGTACAGGCTTGGTGTCCTCAGCTATCCAGACTGTTCTGTCAACCCAGGAGCTGGAATCAGTAGATTCTTGCCGTAGGGATTTGCACCATGGCTAAACGCCTTTTTTTATAAATCCCGGATCCAGAATAAATATGCTATTCTGACTcagattgttgtgaagcgatttatcccttgtgagacctctatgcctggcctgtataagcagatataatcactgaggacaatcctcatcagatagcttgaactcaccaataccgatttccatccacagatgctttattccaaacatcagattacagcagatgacatGATACAAACAGATTGTCAGGAAAttttccatccgctggtaatatctgttattcggcatgcagtactgaggtccaccagcaggtgtctcctggcagtttgaaactgtcaggagagcttttccctgttaatgttatgtcatctttgggccgcagtactgacgtccaccagcggatggatcctggcagtatggagcaggtattcccctctgcagacaggtgtcacctgaagttaattagcagagctgcagtataaatacccagcgattgcacacttatgttgcccttgtattgtccttgagccctgatctgcatcctgttaccctgatcctgtagcctgatcctgtagcctgaacctgaacccgaacctgattcctgattcctggaacctgttgatcctgtttcctgtctgttacctgaaccctggaccctgagccttttacctgacccgtccctcctgtatccatccatcctctcttgtcctgtttatctcccttcccagctactgattccctgtttatgaccccggcctggcttgactacgattctggtactccctcttgctacatatgctggttggttttatatcactgattgtttggttgtccacttgtatttgtggtgtgttcacatatgcattttccttaaataaacttactttcacctatttatgtctggttcactctgtcgcagtcacacagttctggtcacatctggtttatgacagaatatcagggccatccctgaccagaagtggctgcacaggggaaccattttgattcagttggttgcaaacgtgaatgccgatgaggttatttatttttctctgctggcatctgaaagtggtgattattgccgccaggctttgaaaggatggtctagtgaccagttgtttgccactatacgtttggctcactcactggtcgatcagggttatatattgtttgaagAGGTGCAGcttttgatcaagatctgtactgagctgaccctgccctgtattccagagggccgtgatgttttcactcctccttttgatttgaatcatgttgtatccctagtgtggctttttgaagatgatccagccgatttttgtgagcactactcagcctgttccccacaggtgattgcggagtgcattgtgtctgctcagtcttttgttagacagggagctttaaaagcacagtttgtacaacctatactttcagcatggtctgacatgatgcaagcagctccagccaaacaaaccacctctgccaccaaacaccagcctacccaaatgtatgtttccccatcacccatgtcaacctcagttgcagctcagtatacgctgctgccaaccaaatactcatatccggtctctgctccctgtacctatcctgcattcaacccacctgcctcttctcagctgcctacaaacccacaggaacttcccctactgttacctcttctctgccatatcccaatcctcctttctagtctgctgcacccctcacctacagagcttcagtggctaagccaaagaaaaaacgaaagttttttccaaccaagacaatcctgccagtaacccaacctgcctccgcaccagctaatccaacccagtctgacatcccagtgtctgccttccagcctgatgtctcggtgcctgccttccagcctgatgtacctgccttccagcctgacgtgcctaccttccagtcagatgtgcctgccttccagcctgatgtatcggtgcctgccttccagcctgatgtctcggtgcctgccttaaagcctgatgtatcggtgcctgccttccagcctgacctctcagtgcctgccttccagcctgacgtctctgtgcctgccttccagcctgaagcctcagtgcctgcctcccagcctgacgtctcggtgcctgcctcccagcctgacgtctcggtgcctgcctcccagcctgacgtctcgtgcctgcctcccagcctgacgtctcggtgcctgcctcccagcctgacgtctcggtgcctgcctcccagcctgacgtctcggtgcctgcgtCCCAGCCTGACGTTTtttgtgcctgcctcccagcctgacgtctcggtgcctgcgtCCCAGCCTGACGTTTtttgtgcctgcctcccagcctgacgtttcggtgcctgcctcccagcctgacgtttcggtgcctgcctcccagcctgacgtttcggtgcctgcctcccagcctgacgtctcggtgcctgcatcccagcctgatgtctcggtgccagtgttccagccggaaatgccagtgcctgctctccagcttgatgagcccgctgcccagattgatgagcccgctgcccagcttgatgagcccgctgcccagcctgatgagcccgctgccgagcttgaagtgcccatgcctgctgcccagcttgaagtgcccatgcctgctgcccagcttgaagtgcccatgcctgctgcccagcctgatgtgccacctgctgcccagcctgttgtgccacctgctgcccagcctgttgtgccacctgctgcccagcctgttgtgccaccgtctgctgcccagcctgttgtgccaccgtctgctgcccagcctgtcatgccagtgtctgctactcagccaatgcctgtgcccgctgtccagattgagggtccagtacctgctgcctggtctgatgtctcggtacccgctgtcaaagtccgatgagcctgctgcccagctccaggaCCCGGAGCCCACTGTctggcctgatgtgcccgctgcctgccctgaggtgcctgatgccccgcctgaagtgcctgtggcccagcctgatgtacccccatctgttgttctgcttgatgccatagactatggacaattacaaccagttggagcgtccggaggccgctcctttgagggggggtactgtcaggaaatgttccatccgctggtaatatctgttattcggcatgcagtactgaggtccaccagcaggtgtctcctggcagtttggaactgtcaggagagcttttccctgttaatgttatgtcatctttgggccgcagtactggcgtccaccagcggatggatcctggcagtatggagcaggtattcccctctgcagacaggtgtcacctgaagttaattagcagagctgcagtataaatacccagcaattgcacacttatgttgccctggtattgtccttgagccctgatctgcatcctgttaccctgatcctgtagcctgatcctgtaacctgaacccgaacctgaaccctgattcctggaaccagttgatcctgtttcctgtctgttacctgaaccctggactctgagccttttacctgacccgtccctcctgtatccatccatcctctcttgtcctgtttatctcccttcccagctactgattccctgtttatgaccccggcctggcttgactatgattctggtactccctcttgctacgtatgctggttggttttatatcactgattgtttggttgtccacttgtatttgtggtgtgttcacatatgcattttccttaaataaacttactttcacctatttatgtctggttcactctgtcgcagtcacacagttctggtcacatctggtttatgacacagatgaacaggttgtggtattgtgcggtcaaaagatgatattgtctgtagcttacagtGGAGAATAAAtttgccctgctacatgtggcttttAACTGCAcagatgacacaggaagtacaaacacaggaagaagggtggagcattacagtcaaaggaagtgtgtcataacataagggaaaaataaacttgagagacaagtgcattaccacaaagggtcactagatggcagtatgtaaactaaacataaaagtccatagaaaaatggttaggaaaacaatatatataaattctatgccctgttggggcagcacactccccgtctggcattggcaaatgtcactatatatatcaGAACGGTAGTGATACAACTGCAAATAACAATAGTGTAATTTGCTTGatgtcttgaagacctgaaagacataaagaacatgcatataatgcaaaacaacaactattaattcaaggcttcaagatatgtcaacttaagtccaagatactttcttcttgaagtcacaggtaggatccagcagcgtaggcaaacaagttcattctccaaagggtaagagcagaataagttccgtgataggtctgatgaaggtctttacagtcccttgtcttgaaaccttcacctccaccttgcgtaccttaccgtcatcactaggaacactctttacaataagtcccatgggccattcaattctttcagcttgctggtccttaagcagaacaagatctccaacttgtatgttagggttcaggcattgccatttcctgcgtccttgcagagtagaaagatttTCCATCTTCCAacaattccagaagcagttggcgaggtgttgtactcgTTTCCACTGGTcaccacaaagggtcactagatggcagtatgtaaactaaacataaaagtccatagaaaaatggttaggaaaacaatatatataaattcttgTCCTGTTGGGGCAGCACATATGCAGTTCAGGAGCTCTGACTTCACTCTGGACTCCCTTGTTGCACAGTTGTCTCTGGTCCGTAACTCACAAGGTACTGAAGCCACAGGATCAACATGATGGCCAGTCAGCTATAATTTTCAGGAGCAGGTCAGAGCAGCTCAgtcttaactgtgcccatcaatgcagcctgatcagttctcTTCAgctcagtctcaccagtgcccatcagcgcagccttgccagtgcattgGGAGAGGAGATCTACCGCTTACCCAGAGTGGCCACTGT
Proteins encoded:
- the LOC141148874 gene encoding conserved oligomeric Golgi complex subunit 7-like isoform X2 — encoded protein: MQETSSAEHKSSKNPWQEYNYLHKGNLAEYGSLIETLYMLKEKGAINAGLLSSTRSALTRQNQVAHQLAFNSVFLRIKQQLLWVPKMEERRCQN